A portion of the Rhizoctonia solani chromosome 6, complete sequence genome contains these proteins:
- a CDS encoding pectinesterase encodes MLRELVLGVVLALDVVEGFSSKYLRCQTIGPSPGSPTDGCPKGTVYVSPTDSRAQYQSVQEAVIAIGNKPGNAHILVGRGRYFGLVNVTRQWPLTILGEVLNSNSTINAVEVWSNVAVSPGQDNAVTPALIVAPSWNASLIGSGPTGAPLQPLFGSQDFKAYNMDFNNLAANQSVGPALATDISYANASFYGCNFASWQDTWYTGRNGSTYVVGGTIKGQTDYLFGFGTAWFEKVTLANRACGGGITAWKGTNETDAPGNHYGVYVANSHIIRSPDANATTVTDGKCYLGRPWNDLATSVYINTTMDKSINLQGFTPWGGARPDVLNTTFYAEYNSSGLGYDVSKRLSAEHILTPEEAGKFTIEKAPSTFDLTNNSIKMSKDTEMTTEETATTRRSSRIASQAKPPSAAAPPKERKPRGKKRTTDDSNGEEAAVEVADDGETPASKKAKPASKAASKPTSKAAKPASTAEKEKPASKAEKPESKAKPASKAKPASKGKPASKAKPASKAKGEESEETNAEGDDKPAETETKAPDASTETAAQSTEAGKETEAPKEAESTKETGATKDEEVPKETEAAKAVEAAAEAPAEASTSTKALEIGDVLPNVTLSNHSGDNIEIGTLAKEKGVVIFVVPKANTPGCTTQACGFRDIYQDFTGLDYAVYCLSHDSPKVQTSWQTKQTLPYPLLSDPKRTLIALLGAGSGNTTKRSHFVFEKGTGKLVEKQVGVKPADSPKSALEFVKKHAASS; translated from the exons ATGCTGAGGGAATTGGTACTTGGGGTGGTGCTCGCCCTCGACGTCGTGGAAGGATTTTCGTCGAAATACTTGCGTTGCCAGACTATTGGTCCTTCACCGGGCTCACCAACAGATGGGTGCCCAAAGGGAACTGTGTATGTATCCCCAACAGATAGTAGAGCACAGTACCAGAGTGTGCAAGAAGCGGTAATAGCCAT TGGAAACAAACCAGGCAATGCACACATCCTAGTCGGAAGAGGAAGGTATTTTGGTCTCGTAAATGTGACACGTCAGTGGCCTTTGACGATACTG ggggaggtctTGAATTCCAACTCGACAATTAATGCGGTTGAGGTTTGGAGCAACGTTGCCGTAAGTCCAG GACAAGACAACGCAGTTACACCCGCTCTCATTGTGGCACCATCATGGAATGCTTCGCTCATAGGCTCCGGCCCAACGGGTGCTCCCCTGCAACCTCTATTTGGCTCGCAAGATTTCAAGGCCTATAACATGGACTTTAATAATCTTGCG GCTAATCAATCTGTCGGACCAGCCCTTGCGACTGACATATCGTATGCCAACGCTTCATTCTACGGGTGCAACTTTGCCAGTTGGCAGGATACCTGGTATACAGGAAGAAACGGGAGCACGTATGTTGTGGGTGGAACGATAAAAGGACAAACAGACT ATCTGTTTGGCTTTGGCACGGC CTGGTTTGAGAAAGTAACATTGGCCAATCGTGCATGCGGAGGGGGTATAACGGCCTGGAAGGGAACCAACGAAACAGATG CTCCAGGAAATCATTATGGGGTATATGTTGCCAACTCACATATCATACGA TCCCCCGATGCAAATGCTACAACTGTTACAGATGGAAAGTGCTATCTTG GTCGGCCGTGGAATGACTTGGCCACATCCGTCTACATAAACACAACAATGGACAAGTCGATCAATTTGCAAGGATTTACGCCATGGGGAGGTGCTCGACCTGATGTCCTCAACACTACATTCTATGCGGAATACAACTCGAGTG GTTTAGGATACGATGTATCAAAACGGCTCTCAGCTGAACATATTTTGACACCTGAAGAGGCAGGAAAATTTACTATCGAAAAA GCGCCGTCCACCTTTGATTTGACAAATAACTCGATCAAGATGTCTAAAGATACCGAAATGACCACCGAAGAGACTGCTACCACTCGAAGGAGCTCGAGGATAGCAAGCCAGGCTAAACCTCCATCGGCAGCTGCACCCCCCAAAGAGCGCAAACCCCGTGGAAAGAAACGTACTACTGATGACAGCAATGGCGAGGAGGCTGCTGTAGAGGTTGCTGACGATGGAGAGACCCCAGCGTCGAAGAAG GCCAAGCCAGCGTCTAAGGCCGCAAGCAAACCTACCTCGAAGGCTGCGAAGCCTGCTTCCACGGCGGAGAAAGAAAAGCCTGCGTCCAAGGCGGAGAAACCAGAGTCCAAGGCGAAGCCCGCATCCAAGGCAAAGCCTGCCTCCAAAGGCAAACCAGCATCCAAGGCTAAGCCAGCATCTAAGGCAAAGGGGGAGG AATCAGAG GAAACCAATGCTGAGGGCGATGATAAACCTGCTGAGACTGAAACCAAGGCGCCTGATGCATCTACCGAAACCGCTGCTCAATCTACGGAGGCGGGTAAGGAGACTGAGGCGCCAAAGGAGGCAGAGTCCACAAAGGAGACTGGGGCTACAAAGGACGAGGAAGTTCCAAAAGAGACCGAGGCAGCCAAGGCAGTGGAGGCAGCTGCTGAAGCACCTGCAGAAGCCTCGACGTCGACTAAGGCTCTCGAAATTGGCGATGTTTTGCCCAATGTTACCCTTTCCAACCACAGTGGAGATAACATCGAGATTGGAACTCTTGCAAAGGAGAAGGGTGTCGTTATTTTCGTCGTCCCCAAGGCCAACACAC CGGGTTGCACCACCCAGGCATGCGGATTCCGTGATATCTACCAAGATTTCACTGGCCTTGATTATGCAGTGTACTGCTTGAGCCATGATAGCCCCAAGGTGCAGACCTCGTGGCAAACCAAG CAAACCCTTCCTTATCCTCTCTTGTCCGATCCTAAGCGTACGTTGATTGCCTTGCTCGGTGCTGGTTCCGGCAACACCACCAAGCGCAGTCACTTTGTCTTTGAAAAGGGTACTGGTAAGCTCGTAGAAAAACAGGTTGGCGTCAAGCCCGCGGACAG CCCTAAGTCTGCCCTCGAGTTTGtgaagaagcatgctgcatcATCCTGA
- a CDS encoding succinate dehydrogenase iron-sulfur subunit codes for MSLARQTVLASRSFAARRAFASSAIRSQAVPTQETGQIPTGKKPLNKVFKIYRWNPDEPASKPKLQSYTIDLNSCGPMVLDALIKIKNEIDPTLTFRRSCREGICGSCAMNIDGINTLACLCRISRSENQDAKIYPLPHMYVVKDLVPDLTQFYKQYKSIEPYLKNDNPPEKGEFLQSPEDRRKLDGMYECILCACCSTSCPSYWWNQDEYLGPATLMQAYRWIADSRDSYGAERKERLQNSLSVYRCHTIFNCTRTCPKGLNPAQAIAKIKQELAAD; via the exons ATGTCTCTCGCTCGCCAGACCGTACTTGCTTCCCGTTCCTTTGCTGCTCGCAGGGCATTTGCTTCATCTGCCATTCGCTCCCAGGCTGTCCCCACTCAAGAGACCGGCCAAATCCCCACTGGAAAAAAGCCACTTAATAAAGTCTTCAAAATCTACCGATGG AATCCAGATGAACCTGCATCCAAACCCAAGCTTCAGAGCTACACGATCGATTTAAACTCGTGTGGCCCCATG GTCCTCGATGCCCTCATTAAAATAAAAAACGAGATTGATCCTACACTGACTTTCCGCCGATCGTGTCGTGAGGGCATCTGTGGCTCGTGTGCTATGAATATTGATGGCATTAACACACTTGCTTGCCTCTGCCGTATCTCCCGCTCCGAGAACCAGGATGCGAAGATTTATCCTCTACCTCATA TGTACGTTGTCAAGGACCTTGTCCCAGATCTCACCCAATTCTATAAACAATACAAATCTATCGAGCCCTACCTCAAGAACGACAACCCGCCAGAGAAGGGCGAGTTTTTACAATCTCCAGAGGACAGGCGCAAACTCGATGGCATGTATGAGTGCATTCTGTGCGCGTGTTGCTCCACTAGCTGCCCAAGCTATTGGTGGAACCAAGACGAGTACCTGGGCCCAGCTACACTCATGCAGGCTTACAGGTGGATTGCGGATTCTCGC GACTCTTATGGAGCGGAGCGTAAGGAACGCTTACAGAATAGCTTGAGTGTTTACCGGTGCCATACTATCTTTAACT GCACCCGAACTTGCCCCAAGGGTCTCAATCCTGCACAAGCTATTGCTAAAATTAAGCAGGAGTTGGCAGCAGACTAA